The following coding sequences lie in one Myxococcus xanthus genomic window:
- a CDS encoding response regulator has protein sequence MAKQHLLLVDGDAKSLRVMEVSLKKAGFSVTTAIHGKDALEKVQISPPDLVLADTKMPEMDGFELCKTLKSDERFKFIPFVFLTSQKSVEFKVRGLELGGDDYLTKPIYIKEIVTRVKMILQKAEKERIEKRETTKGGFAGSLADMGVVDLVQTFEIGRKTGLINIQGERTGTVYFKDGRVIDAELGRLKGENAFYRMLNTFEGQFEVQFSALDRPERIEISTQGLLMEGMRRLDEWGRMLEQLPPLETVFEIDYHQLADRLSEIPDEVNGLLRLFDGKRALSRVVEDSDFEDLAALGIISKLYFEGLIRELGNAPLEPVQSSKPGIEQWLNTAPQASATVEPAPPAPENPPQPVPEAAVPEAAPEPVAAAPEPSPRSMPQSVLAPPAGVEDEPAAPPQPTAAPAQPANVVVFHARPKRSDTPEYTPEVPVAEPVPEVPAQEGSAFLVEPPPAHRAVEHARRSLLLDWSRVDTEGISAPTTWGPGSGWSHTPRAHGASSSSAFAVSAPAFEPVPSPRAPIFGGAAVAPNPFPPVPPPTPAPPSSEVTLVSGSGYVTPPIPPVQVDAEFVAEEVPATSQRALPPYPGHGVPELSAEPPTPSAPLASTVEPFLASPVSAPPAVETQPAEPAATALATPVDTAPVPSSTPVDAAPVTPEEAAPAASSKPTDDGVVTPVKSADAAPVAPAKPASSGQSAERKPAAATHANDAGVANAGRSKRTGLIIGAAVVLIGAVAAVVAGTGSGPSQTPPSKPPVVETKAPTNGDAQQTPPPEKAPPPEDATANAPETPPEPPAATPDAGVAIAEAPKPPEATPTETTETTTPPAPAVDPEVEFATLVKQARAAVVSQRFRSAAGSYRKALALKPTATEAKAGLGIALVNGFTTDGAYREAAKLLQEVVKEEASNARAWLSLGMALQFTGKNSQAADAYKQYLLLEPTGSSAEEVRTLLRGLGN, from the coding sequence GTGGCCAAGCAGCACCTGCTCCTGGTCGATGGTGACGCGAAGAGCCTCCGGGTCATGGAGGTCAGCCTGAAGAAGGCTGGCTTCTCCGTGACGACGGCCATTCACGGCAAGGATGCGCTCGAGAAGGTCCAGATCAGCCCTCCGGACCTCGTGCTCGCGGACACGAAGATGCCGGAGATGGACGGCTTCGAGCTGTGCAAGACGCTCAAGTCCGACGAGCGCTTCAAGTTCATCCCGTTCGTCTTTCTGACGAGTCAGAAGTCGGTCGAGTTCAAGGTGCGCGGCCTGGAGCTTGGCGGTGACGACTACCTGACCAAGCCGATCTACATCAAAGAGATCGTCACCCGCGTGAAGATGATCCTCCAGAAGGCGGAGAAGGAGAGGATCGAGAAGCGGGAGACGACGAAGGGTGGCTTCGCCGGCAGCCTCGCCGACATGGGCGTGGTGGACCTGGTGCAGACCTTCGAGATTGGCCGCAAGACGGGTCTCATCAACATCCAGGGCGAGCGCACCGGCACTGTCTACTTCAAGGACGGACGCGTCATCGACGCGGAGCTGGGACGGCTCAAGGGCGAGAACGCCTTCTACCGGATGCTGAACACCTTCGAGGGGCAGTTCGAGGTGCAGTTCAGCGCGCTGGACCGTCCGGAGCGCATCGAAATCTCCACGCAGGGCCTGCTGATGGAGGGCATGCGCCGCCTCGACGAGTGGGGCCGCATGCTCGAGCAGCTGCCGCCGCTCGAGACGGTGTTCGAGATCGACTACCACCAGCTCGCCGACCGCCTGTCGGAGATTCCGGACGAGGTGAACGGTCTCCTGAGGCTCTTCGACGGCAAGCGCGCGTTGAGCCGCGTGGTGGAGGACTCGGACTTCGAGGACCTGGCTGCGCTGGGCATCATCAGCAAGCTGTACTTTGAGGGCCTCATCCGCGAGCTGGGCAACGCGCCGCTGGAGCCGGTGCAGAGCAGCAAGCCTGGCATCGAGCAGTGGCTCAACACGGCCCCGCAGGCCAGCGCGACCGTGGAACCCGCGCCTCCCGCGCCGGAGAATCCGCCGCAGCCCGTTCCCGAAGCCGCCGTGCCCGAAGCGGCCCCCGAGCCCGTGGCCGCCGCGCCGGAGCCTTCCCCGCGGTCCATGCCGCAGAGCGTGCTCGCGCCTCCCGCGGGCGTGGAGGACGAGCCGGCCGCGCCGCCGCAGCCGACCGCCGCGCCTGCGCAGCCCGCCAACGTGGTCGTCTTCCACGCGCGGCCCAAGCGCTCGGACACGCCCGAGTACACGCCCGAAGTTCCGGTGGCCGAGCCGGTTCCGGAGGTCCCCGCGCAAGAGGGCTCGGCGTTCCTGGTCGAGCCGCCGCCGGCCCATCGCGCCGTGGAGCACGCGCGTCGCAGCCTGCTGCTGGACTGGAGCCGCGTGGACACCGAGGGCATCAGCGCGCCCACTACGTGGGGGCCCGGCTCTGGCTGGTCGCACACGCCGCGGGCCCATGGCGCCTCCTCTTCCTCCGCCTTCGCCGTGAGCGCGCCCGCCTTCGAGCCCGTGCCCTCGCCGCGTGCGCCCATCTTCGGTGGCGCGGCCGTGGCACCCAATCCGTTCCCGCCCGTGCCCCCGCCGACGCCGGCACCGCCGTCATCCGAGGTGACGCTGGTGAGTGGCAGCGGCTACGTGACGCCGCCCATCCCGCCGGTGCAGGTCGATGCGGAGTTCGTGGCCGAAGAGGTTCCCGCCACGTCCCAGCGCGCGCTGCCGCCCTATCCGGGCCACGGCGTGCCCGAGCTGTCCGCCGAGCCGCCCACGCCCAGCGCGCCACTGGCCAGCACGGTCGAACCGTTTCTCGCATCCCCGGTATCGGCTCCGCCTGCCGTGGAGACGCAGCCCGCCGAGCCGGCCGCCACCGCGCTCGCGACGCCGGTCGATACCGCTCCAGTGCCGTCCTCGACGCCCGTGGATGCCGCGCCCGTGACGCCCGAGGAGGCCGCCCCGGCTGCCTCCTCGAAGCCCACCGACGACGGAGTCGTCACGCCCGTGAAGTCAGCGGACGCCGCCCCTGTTGCGCCCGCGAAGCCCGCTTCTTCCGGACAGTCGGCCGAAAGGAAGCCGGCGGCGGCCACGCACGCGAATGACGCAGGCGTGGCCAACGCGGGTCGTTCCAAGCGCACCGGGCTCATCATCGGCGCGGCGGTGGTCCTCATCGGAGCGGTCGCGGCCGTCGTCGCGGGGACGGGCAGCGGTCCGTCGCAAACGCCTCCGTCGAAGCCTCCCGTGGTGGAGACGAAGGCCCCCACGAACGGCGACGCCCAGCAGACGCCGCCCCCTGAGAAGGCGCCACCGCCCGAGGATGCCACGGCCAATGCTCCCGAGACTCCGCCGGAGCCGCCCGCCGCTACGCCAGATGCGGGCGTGGCCATTGCCGAGGCGCCGAAGCCGCCCGAGGCGACGCCCACCGAGACCACCGAGACCACCACTCCGCCGGCGCCCGCCGTGGATCCGGAGGTCGAGTTCGCCACGCTGGTGAAGCAGGCGAGGGCGGCCGTCGTCAGTCAGCGGTTCCGGTCGGCGGCGGGAAGCTATCGCAAGGCGCTGGCGCTCAAGCCGACGGCCACGGAGGCGAAGGCGGGCCTGGGCATCGCGCTGGTGAACGGCTTCACCACGGACGGGGCCTACCGCGAGGCGGCCAAGCTGCTGCAGGAGGTCGTCAAGGAAGAGGCCTCCAACGCCCGTGCCTGGCTGTCGCTGGGCATGGCGCTACAGTTCACCGGGAAGAATTCCCAGGCGGCCGACGCCTACAAGCAGTACTTGTTGCTGGAACCGACGGGGTCTTCCGCCGAAGAGGTCCGCACGTTGCTCAGGGGGCTGGGCAACTGA
- the tsaD gene encoding tRNA (adenosine(37)-N6)-threonylcarbamoyltransferase complex transferase subunit TsaD yields MLVLGLETSCDETAAAVVEDGRRALSDVVSTQVDIHRRWGGVVPELASRNHIVQVLPVVHEALTRANKTLDDVDLIAVTSGPGLIGALLVGVQVAKGLSLATGKPFVGANHLEGHLLAIRLLEVAPEPPFLGLVVSGGHTSLYEVQAYGQYRLVGSTRDDAAGEAFDKTARILGLPYPGGQPIDQLAQQGNPEAIRFPRALPGDNFDVSFSGLKTAVLHHVQKHGVPQGQALADLCASFQEAVADVLSKKLVAAARRLGHKQLVLCGGVAANSRLRALCQARAEERGLNMFLPPVRLCTDNGAMIAVAGYEAYRRGLRGDFRLAADPAWRM; encoded by the coding sequence TTGCTCGTCCTAGGACTGGAAACCTCGTGTGATGAGACTGCCGCCGCCGTCGTGGAGGACGGCCGCCGCGCGTTGTCGGATGTCGTCTCCACGCAGGTGGACATCCACCGGCGGTGGGGTGGGGTGGTGCCGGAGCTGGCCAGCCGCAACCACATCGTCCAGGTGCTGCCCGTCGTCCACGAAGCGCTGACGCGGGCGAACAAGACGCTCGACGACGTGGACCTCATCGCCGTCACGTCCGGCCCCGGCCTCATCGGCGCGCTGCTGGTGGGCGTGCAGGTGGCCAAGGGCCTGAGCCTGGCGACGGGCAAGCCCTTTGTGGGCGCCAACCACCTGGAGGGCCACCTGCTGGCCATCCGGCTGCTGGAGGTGGCGCCGGAGCCGCCGTTCCTCGGGCTCGTCGTCTCCGGCGGGCACACCAGCCTCTACGAGGTGCAGGCCTACGGGCAGTACCGGCTGGTGGGCAGCACACGCGACGACGCGGCCGGCGAGGCATTTGACAAGACCGCTCGCATCCTCGGCCTGCCATATCCGGGCGGGCAGCCCATCGATCAGCTGGCGCAGCAGGGGAATCCGGAGGCCATCCGCTTCCCGCGCGCGCTGCCGGGCGACAACTTCGACGTGTCCTTCTCCGGGTTGAAGACGGCGGTGCTGCACCACGTGCAGAAGCACGGCGTGCCGCAGGGCCAGGCGCTGGCGGACCTGTGCGCGTCCTTCCAGGAGGCCGTGGCGGACGTGCTGTCGAAGAAGCTGGTGGCCGCCGCGCGCCGGTTGGGCCACAAGCAGCTGGTGCTGTGCGGCGGCGTCGCTGCGAACTCGCGGCTGCGGGCACTGTGTCAGGCGCGGGCCGAGGAGCGGGGGTTGAACATGTTCCTGCCCCCGGTGCGGCTGTGCACGGACAATGGCGCCATGATTGCGGTGGCAGGGTATGAGGCGTACCGCCGCGGCCTGCGCGGAGATTTCCGCCTCGCCGCCGACCCGGCCTGGCGCATGTAG
- the rsmA gene encoding 16S rRNA (adenine(1518)-N(6)/adenine(1519)-N(6))-dimethyltransferase RsmA, which yields MESPRDILKRHGLRAKYSWGQNFLGDEDALEAIADALNLRADEPVVELGPGLGHLTRFLAATGARVTAVERDRDMVMVLEKEAIPGVRVVSGNAATVDFAQVANAPDVAVAGNLPYHLTSPILFRVLEQRAHVSRAVFTLQKEVVVRLAAEPGNRDYGLLTVLLGMHYDADNVLTLEAWRFHPPPKVDSAVLRLTRRKSPRAPIIDEARFTRVVKASFAHRRKTLINSIKSDPTLGTTETLIAALEAAGVDPQRRAETLAPEEFAAIERALGPVKEAPPTPAE from the coding sequence GTGGAATCGCCAAGAGACATCCTCAAGCGGCATGGCCTGCGCGCCAAGTACAGCTGGGGACAGAACTTCCTCGGAGACGAGGACGCGCTGGAGGCCATCGCCGACGCGCTGAACCTGCGCGCCGATGAGCCGGTGGTGGAGCTGGGCCCGGGCCTGGGCCACCTCACGCGCTTCCTGGCCGCCACCGGGGCCCGCGTCACCGCCGTGGAGCGGGACCGGGACATGGTGATGGTGCTGGAGAAGGAGGCCATCCCCGGCGTGCGCGTGGTGTCTGGCAATGCGGCCACGGTGGACTTCGCGCAGGTGGCCAATGCGCCCGACGTCGCGGTGGCGGGAAACCTCCCGTACCACCTCACCAGCCCCATTCTCTTCCGAGTGCTGGAGCAGCGGGCCCATGTCTCGCGCGCCGTCTTCACGCTCCAGAAGGAAGTCGTGGTGCGGCTCGCCGCGGAGCCCGGCAACCGTGACTACGGGCTGCTGACGGTGCTGCTGGGCATGCACTACGACGCGGACAACGTCCTCACCCTGGAGGCCTGGCGCTTCCATCCGCCCCCGAAGGTGGACTCCGCGGTGCTGCGGCTCACCCGCCGCAAGTCGCCGCGCGCGCCCATCATCGACGAGGCCCGCTTCACCCGCGTGGTGAAGGCGTCCTTCGCGCACCGGCGCAAGACGCTCATCAACTCCATCAAGTCGGACCCGACGCTCGGGACGACGGAGACGCTCATCGCCGCCCTGGAGGCCGCGGGCGTGGATCCGCAGCGCCGCGCGGAGACGCTGGCTCCCGAGGAGTTCGCCGCCATCGAGCGCGCGCTTGGCCCCGTGAAGGAGGCCCCGCCTACGCCCGCGGAGTAG
- a CDS encoding deoxynucleoside kinase, whose product MDYRYIVVEGPIGVGKTSLSNILAERLAGRRILEVVEENPFLSSFYTDRQKFAFQTQIFFLLSRFRQQQELFQQDLFSSMTVSDYLFAKDRIFAHLNLDAHELALYERVFEALGPRVAKPDLVIYLQARLDVLLHRIKKRGREFERKFDPTYLEGLVHSYNNFFFHYTDTPLLVVDTSDIDFVNVEADREDLLATIRKAKPGTQHYVPKASRRG is encoded by the coding sequence ATGGACTACCGGTATATCGTGGTGGAAGGGCCCATTGGCGTGGGCAAGACGAGCCTCTCCAACATCCTCGCGGAGCGTCTGGCGGGGCGGCGCATCCTCGAAGTCGTGGAGGAGAACCCCTTCCTTTCCAGCTTCTACACGGACCGGCAGAAGTTCGCGTTCCAGACGCAGATCTTCTTCCTGCTGTCGCGCTTCCGGCAGCAGCAGGAGCTGTTCCAGCAGGACCTCTTCAGCTCGATGACGGTCAGCGACTACCTGTTCGCCAAGGACCGCATCTTCGCGCACCTCAATCTGGACGCGCACGAGCTGGCCCTCTACGAGCGCGTCTTCGAGGCGCTCGGGCCCCGCGTGGCCAAGCCGGACCTGGTCATCTATCTCCAGGCCCGACTGGACGTGCTCCTGCACCGCATCAAGAAGCGCGGCCGGGAGTTCGAGCGCAAGTTCGACCCCACGTACCTGGAGGGGCTCGTCCACTCCTACAACAACTTCTTCTTCCACTACACGGACACGCCGCTCCTCGTCGTGGATACCTCGGACATCGACTTCGTGAATGTCGAGGCAGACAGGGAAGACCTGCTTGCCACCATCCGGAAAGCGAAGCCGGGGACGCAGCATTACGTTCCGAAGGCTTCCCGCCGGGGCTGA
- the panB gene encoding 3-methyl-2-oxobutanoate hydroxymethyltransferase: MKDKVTIHTLKRFKQIGQKICMVTAYDATFAHILEEAGADVLLIGDSLGMVIQGHDSTLPVTMDQMVYHTAAVARGARRAHVVADLPFMSYQVSNQEAVRNAGRLVAEGGAGSIKMEGGAEFADTVRAIVRASIPVMGHLGLTPQSVHKMGGYVVQGRGDDQARQILDDALALEQAGAYALVLEGVPMDLARTVTQRLSIPTIGIGAGVDCDGQVLVCYDLLGMNPDFKPKFVKRYANLHGSITDAAGTYFAEVRKGAFPDEEHSFKANKNIRLATGAPAPAARVEPSAPTEDGEKMGPVYGRPA, encoded by the coding sequence GTGAAGGACAAGGTCACCATCCACACACTGAAGCGCTTCAAGCAGATCGGTCAGAAGATCTGCATGGTCACCGCTTACGACGCCACGTTCGCCCACATCCTCGAAGAGGCAGGCGCGGACGTACTGCTGATAGGCGACTCGCTAGGCATGGTCATCCAGGGGCATGACTCCACGCTGCCGGTGACGATGGACCAGATGGTCTACCACACGGCCGCCGTGGCCCGTGGCGCGCGCCGGGCGCACGTCGTGGCCGACCTGCCCTTCATGAGCTACCAGGTGTCGAACCAGGAAGCGGTCCGCAACGCGGGCCGGCTGGTGGCGGAAGGCGGCGCGGGCAGCATCAAGATGGAGGGCGGCGCCGAGTTCGCGGACACGGTGCGGGCCATCGTCCGCGCGAGCATCCCCGTCATGGGACACCTGGGGCTGACGCCGCAGTCCGTCCACAAGATGGGCGGCTATGTCGTCCAGGGCCGTGGCGATGACCAGGCGCGGCAGATTCTGGACGATGCGCTGGCGCTGGAGCAGGCCGGGGCCTACGCGCTGGTGCTGGAAGGCGTGCCCATGGACCTGGCGCGCACCGTGACGCAGCGCCTGTCCATCCCCACCATCGGCATTGGCGCCGGCGTGGACTGTGATGGCCAGGTTCTCGTCTGCTACGACCTGCTGGGCATGAACCCGGACTTCAAGCCGAAGTTCGTGAAGCGCTACGCCAACCTCCACGGCTCGATTACGGATGCCGCGGGCACGTACTTCGCGGAGGTCCGCAAGGGCGCGTTCCCGGACGAGGAGCACTCCTTCAAGGCGAACAAGAACATCCGGCTGGCGACGGGGGCTCCGGCTCCGGCGGCCCGGGTGGAGCCATCCGCGCCCACCGAGGATGGCGAGAAGATGGGCCCCGTCTACGGGAGACCCGCCTAG
- the panC gene encoding pantoate--beta-alanine ligase, with translation MAPAVLKTVEDVKDWTAGLRREGHRLALVPTMGFLHEGHLSLIREGRRRADVVAVSIFVNPTQFGPREDLSRYPRDYEGDVAKCISAGAQAIFAPAGPEVMYPQGYQTYVEVTDVSQGLCGARRPGHFRGVATVVTKLLTLFRPEVALFGEKDYQQLQVIRALNQDLHLGADIVGMPTVREPDGLAMSSRNAYLSPEERQRALALSRGLKAAQALLREGTRESEPLVAAVRRELEAAGLREDYVELVDAERLTPLASVAPGQPARLLVAAFSGTTRLIDNMQLGGEENAGRV, from the coding sequence ATGGCTCCCGCCGTCCTGAAAACCGTTGAGGACGTGAAGGACTGGACGGCGGGGCTGCGCCGGGAGGGGCACCGGCTCGCGCTGGTGCCCACCATGGGCTTCCTGCACGAGGGTCACCTCTCGCTCATTCGCGAGGGGCGGCGCCGCGCGGACGTGGTGGCCGTGTCCATCTTCGTGAACCCCACGCAGTTCGGGCCGCGGGAGGACTTGTCCCGCTACCCCCGGGACTACGAGGGTGACGTCGCCAAGTGCATCAGCGCGGGCGCGCAGGCCATCTTCGCGCCCGCGGGCCCGGAGGTGATGTACCCGCAGGGCTACCAGACGTACGTGGAGGTGACGGACGTCAGCCAGGGCCTGTGCGGGGCCCGGCGTCCGGGGCACTTCCGCGGGGTGGCCACCGTCGTCACGAAGCTGCTGACGCTGTTCCGCCCGGAGGTGGCGCTCTTCGGGGAGAAGGACTACCAGCAGCTCCAGGTCATCCGGGCACTCAACCAGGACCTGCACCTGGGCGCGGACATCGTCGGCATGCCGACGGTGCGTGAGCCGGACGGCCTGGCGATGAGCAGCCGCAATGCCTACCTATCCCCCGAGGAGCGGCAGCGGGCGCTGGCCCTGTCCCGGGGGCTCAAGGCCGCCCAGGCGCTGCTGCGCGAGGGCACGCGGGAGTCGGAGCCCCTGGTGGCGGCCGTCCGGCGCGAATTGGAAGCGGCGGGGCTCCGGGAAGACTACGTGGAACTGGTGGATGCGGAGCGGTTGACGCCGCTGGCTTCGGTGGCGCCCGGGCAGCCTGCCCGGTTGCTCGTCGCGGCCTTCAGTGGCACGACGCGCCTCATCGACAACATGCAGTTGGGTGGTGAGGAGAACGCGGGACGCGTATGA
- the smpB gene encoding SsrA-binding protein SmpB, with product MTSGGKSKGVGSEPGVRVIAENRRARFDYTVDEKLEAGLSLTGSEVKSLRDGIANLSDAYALPKGDELFLLNANIGSYKAASVFDHLPTRGRKLLMHRGEIDRWTAKVRERGYSIIPLVLYFRKGRAKVELGLCRGKTHEDRRHDIKERETKREMDRAMRRR from the coding sequence ATGACATCCGGAGGGAAGTCAAAGGGAGTGGGCAGCGAGCCCGGCGTGAGAGTCATCGCGGAAAACCGTCGTGCGCGTTTCGACTACACGGTCGACGAAAAGCTGGAGGCCGGGCTGTCGCTCACGGGAAGCGAGGTGAAGTCTCTGCGAGACGGAATCGCCAATCTGTCGGACGCCTACGCGCTCCCCAAGGGGGACGAGCTCTTCCTGCTCAACGCGAACATCGGCTCCTACAAGGCGGCGAGCGTCTTCGACCACCTTCCCACTCGGGGGCGCAAGTTGTTGATGCACCGAGGAGAAATCGACCGTTGGACGGCGAAGGTGCGTGAGCGGGGCTATTCGATCATCCCGCTTGTGCTGTACTTCAGGAAAGGCCGTGCCAAGGTGGAGCTGGGGCTCTGCCGGGGCAAGACGCACGAGGACCGGCGCCACGACATCAAGGAGCGGGAGACGAAGCGGGAGATGGACCGGGCGATGCGCCGACGTTGA
- a CDS encoding ClpXP protease specificity-enhancing factor SspB, whose product MDDKKVLDKKERLLAALDQGMVMIHLDARRPGVLVPASVKTEAHLRLNLSYRFDPPDLTVGEWGVRSTLSFSGSRFTIAVPWSALFAIASHVTKEFWMYPEDMPPELLQQTAASRPAQPLPVAPVPVAAERPRTFLREVQGERRDDPPADVPPTDGPPDEPPPPRRGHLRLVK is encoded by the coding sequence ATGGACGACAAGAAGGTTCTCGACAAGAAGGAGCGGCTGCTGGCCGCGCTCGACCAGGGCATGGTGATGATTCACCTGGACGCGCGCCGTCCGGGCGTGCTCGTCCCAGCCTCCGTCAAGACGGAGGCGCACCTGCGCCTCAATCTCTCGTACCGGTTCGACCCACCGGACCTCACGGTGGGCGAGTGGGGCGTGCGCTCCACGCTGAGCTTCTCTGGCTCGCGCTTCACCATCGCGGTGCCGTGGTCGGCGTTGTTCGCCATCGCCAGCCACGTGACGAAGGAGTTCTGGATGTACCCGGAGGACATGCCGCCGGAGTTGCTCCAGCAGACGGCTGCGTCACGTCCGGCGCAGCCCCTGCCCGTGGCACCCGTGCCGGTGGCAGCGGAGCGCCCGCGCACCTTCCTCCGGGAAGTGCAGGGCGAGCGGCGCGATGATCCGCCCGCCGACGTTCCGCCCACGGACGGACCCCCGGACGAGCCACCTCCGCCGCGTCGTGGTCATCTCCGCCTGGTGAAATGA
- a CDS encoding serine/threonine-protein kinase — MAELFLGVARGAEGFERPVAIKRVLPHLAREPDIARMFLAEARLATLLQHQNIATVFDVGQGPEGLFLVMELVDGWDLGVLLRSAARQGVRFPPHLAAFIVHQALAGLGHAYRKVHDGRPVMVAHRDVSPSNVLVSREGEVKLTDFGIARMAGAAHTEPGVFRGKEAYTAPEVLQGAPATAASDQFSLGIVFYELLTGRHPFHTEKDASAVAYAILTRPVEPPQGVPAPLAGAVMRMLARAPQERFHSPESLAEGFARWLAQVGEPATSQTLAAFLRGLGLPPSLSEQAAASGRPVTRAQVDGGAPAMAVHAASPAEAAAPEEEPLSMPGGAALSVSGRMVHRCPRCNHVLSSPQARCSHCAMWPDASNGAAATPRTPTAPGAFSPSAGLELTAHQTLAESVPQTHVTPGAKSVLQTDADALELAERPPSPESDWPDEAALLRRSRLKRALGLLLLALLVGTGIWLWPQRSTLLIRVMSATGLRLSAPMLRVDSDPPGATVWVRDAELGTTPLLLENRHPAGRVPIQVRLKGHRTWKGTFSGGEAAHIEAKLKR; from the coding sequence ATGGCGGAGCTCTTCCTCGGCGTCGCGCGCGGCGCGGAGGGATTCGAGAGGCCGGTGGCCATCAAGCGGGTGCTGCCCCACCTGGCTCGCGAGCCGGACATCGCGCGCATGTTCCTGGCCGAGGCTCGGCTGGCCACGCTGCTGCAACACCAGAACATCGCCACCGTCTTCGACGTGGGCCAGGGCCCCGAAGGGCTCTTCCTGGTGATGGAGCTGGTGGACGGGTGGGATTTGGGCGTGCTGCTGCGCTCGGCCGCGCGCCAGGGCGTGCGCTTCCCTCCGCACCTGGCCGCCTTCATCGTCCATCAGGCCCTGGCGGGGCTCGGCCATGCCTACCGGAAAGTGCATGACGGGCGGCCGGTGATGGTGGCCCACCGCGACGTGTCGCCCTCCAATGTGCTGGTGTCTCGTGAGGGCGAGGTGAAGCTGACGGACTTCGGCATCGCGCGAATGGCCGGCGCGGCGCACACCGAGCCCGGCGTCTTCCGAGGGAAGGAGGCGTACACCGCGCCCGAGGTGCTGCAAGGCGCTCCCGCCACCGCCGCGAGCGACCAGTTCTCCCTGGGCATCGTGTTCTACGAGCTGCTCACGGGGCGGCATCCGTTCCACACCGAGAAGGACGCGAGCGCGGTGGCCTACGCCATCCTGACGCGGCCTGTGGAGCCACCGCAGGGCGTTCCCGCGCCACTGGCGGGCGCCGTCATGCGCATGCTGGCGAGGGCGCCTCAGGAGCGCTTCCACTCGCCGGAGTCACTGGCCGAAGGTTTTGCCCGGTGGTTGGCCCAAGTCGGCGAGCCCGCGACGTCGCAGACGCTGGCCGCGTTCCTTCGCGGGCTGGGATTGCCGCCGTCCCTGAGTGAACAGGCAGCGGCTTCCGGGCGCCCCGTGACGCGGGCACAGGTTGACGGGGGGGCGCCGGCGATGGCCGTGCATGCGGCGTCGCCCGCCGAGGCCGCTGCGCCGGAAGAAGAGCCGCTCTCCATGCCAGGCGGCGCGGCGCTCAGCGTCAGTGGGCGGATGGTGCATCGCTGCCCTCGATGCAACCACGTGCTCTCCTCGCCCCAAGCGCGGTGCTCACACTGCGCGATGTGGCCGGATGCCTCGAACGGCGCGGCGGCAACGCCTCGCACGCCCACCGCTCCGGGCGCCTTCTCTCCATCCGCGGGCCTCGAGCTCACCGCGCATCAGACGCTCGCGGAGAGTGTCCCCCAGACACACGTCACGCCGGGCGCGAAGAGCGTGCTCCAGACCGACGCCGATGCACTGGAGCTGGCGGAGCGCCCACCTTCACCCGAGAGCGACTGGCCCGATGAGGCGGCCCTCCTCCGGCGTTCGCGCCTGAAACGGGCACTGGGGCTGCTGCTCCTGGCGCTGCTGGTGGGCACCGGCATCTGGCTGTGGCCCCAGCGCTCCACCCTGCTCATCCGGGTGATGTCAGCGACGGGGCTTCGCCTGTCCGCCCCGATGCTGCGCGTCGACAGCGACCCGCCCGGAGCCACCGTCTGGGTCCGGGACGCGGAGCTGGGGACAACGCCGCTGCTGCTCGAGAACCGCCATCCAGCAGGACGCGTCCCCATCCAGGTCCGGCTCAAAGGCCACCGCACGTGGAAGGGGACGTTCTCCGGCGGCGAGGCCGCCCACATCGAGGCGAAGCTGAAGCGCTGA
- a CDS encoding DUF971 domain-containing protein, with protein sequence MSFWDRIKPAPQAVTATDAQLSSDGARLDLTWDDGAKTSATAQVLRQQCPCAACVDEWTNKRTLDPSKVPADLRIKQVQPVGNYALAFSFSDGHTTGIYPWQLLRDITQPAA encoded by the coding sequence TTGAGCTTCTGGGACCGCATCAAGCCCGCCCCCCAAGCCGTCACCGCGACGGACGCACAGCTGTCCTCGGATGGCGCGCGCCTGGACCTGACGTGGGACGACGGGGCGAAGACGAGCGCCACCGCACAGGTGCTGCGCCAGCAGTGCCCCTGCGCCGCGTGCGTGGATGAATGGACGAACAAGCGGACGCTGGACCCGTCGAAGGTCCCCGCCGACTTGCGCATCAAGCAGGTGCAGCCCGTGGGAAACTACGCGCTGGCCTTCAGCTTTAGCGACGGCCACACCACCGGCATCTACCCCTGGCAGCTGCTGCGCGACATCACCCAGCCCGCCGCCTGA